One part of the Quercus lobata isolate SW786 chromosome 7, ValleyOak3.0 Primary Assembly, whole genome shotgun sequence genome encodes these proteins:
- the LOC115953200 gene encoding short integuments 2, mitochondrial-like, protein MTHAIRDTPVPWLKSAFLSSPPKKKDLANPNKHHQDCIAINAHSKTSVHKLLELVEFKLKEVISREPTLLVFMIGVPNIAKSVLINSIHQLHRLAFLEKMKCATVVSLPGVTQDIAGYKIAHQPSIYILETPGVLVPSILDIETELKLALAGIMLLQIISL, encoded by the exons ATGACACACGCCATCAGAGACACGCCGGTGCCGTGGTTGAAGTCCGCATTCCTTTCTTCTCcgccaaaaaagaaagacttggCCAACCCTAACAAACATCATCAAGATTGCATCGCCATTAATGCCCATAGCAAAACCTCTGTTCACAAG CTTCTTGAGCTAGTGGAGTTCAAGCTGAAGGAAGTGATTTCGAGGGAACCTACTCTACTTGTTTTCATGATTGGCGTTCCTAACATTGCCAAGTCggttttaattaattcaatccATCAATTGCATCGTCTTGCTTTCCTG GAGAAGATGAAGTGTGCTACTGTCGTCTCACTGCCTGGTGTTACTCAAGATATTGCTGGATACAAG ATTGCGCATCAGCCTAGCATATATATCCTAGAAACTCCGGGTGTATTGGTTCCAAGTATCCTTGACATAGAGACAGAACTGAAGCTGGCTCTTGCAGGTATCATGCTCTTGCAAATAATTTCTCTTTAG
- the LOC115953389 gene encoding putative disease resistance protein RGA1, which yields MHDLIHDLSLSIAKRECSVVTKKSALAIEVCHLSFLENGQEITTQLEKSSKIQTIIFQTDQSMSLLETCFSRFKYLRVLDLKNSSFEVLPSSIGSLKHLRYLDLSFNHIIKQLPDSICKLHSLRTLLLENCHNLERLPKGIGDIIRLKLFIVTTKHTCLSENAVGCLSSLRSLWIWRCVNLKCVFEGMEERRLTYLRTLVVGNCPSLTSLTLSIKHLTALETLIIRDCKELSLMEVAGEEDNQDLKLSLQNLMFFRLPKLEVLPQWLQGFANTLQLLWIGGCENLTALPDWLTRLKSL from the coding sequence atgCATGATCTTATCCATGATCTCTCACTCTCAATTGCCAAAAGAGAGTGTTCAGTAGTGACCAAGAAGTCTGCACTTGCTATAGAAGTTTGTCACCTATCATTTTTAGAAAATGGGCAAGAAATTACAACACAATTAGAGAAGTCGAGCAAAATTCAGACTATTATTTTCCAAACAGACCAATCCATGTCCTTACTTGAAACATGCTTCTCAAGATTTAAGTACTTGCGGGTGCTTGATCTGAAAAATTCATCCTTTGAGGTGTTGCCAAGTTCTATTGGAAGTTTGAAACATTTGAGATATCTTGACCTATCATTTAATCACATAATCAAGCAACTTCCAGATTCCATTTGCAAGCTGCACAGTTTGAGAACTTTACTGCTTGAAAATTGCCACAATCTTGAACGGTTGCCAAAAGGTATAGGGGACATAATCAGGCTGAAGCTTTTTATTGTTACAACAAAGCATACTTGCTTGTCAGAGAACGCAGTAGGTTGCTTGAGTTCTCTTCGATCTTTGTGGATATGGAGATGTGTGAATCTAAAATGTGTGTTTGAAGGGATGGAGGAGAGGCGCCTCACCTATCTTCGAACATTGGTGGTTGGAAATTGTCCAAGTTTGACCTCTTTGACACTGAGTATCAAACACCTAACTGCCCTAGAGACCCTAATAATTAGGGATTGTAAAGAGCTTAGTTTGATGGAGGTAGCGGGAGAAGAAGACAATCAAGATCTCAAGTTGAGCCTccaaaatttaatgtttttccGTTTACCAAAGTTGGAGGTTTTGCCCCAATGGCTCCAAGGATTTGCAAACACTTTACAGCTGCTATGGATTGGAGGATGTGAAAATTTAACGGCTTTGCCGGATTGGCTGACACGTCTGAAATCACTTTAG